One genomic region from Vibrio cyclitrophicus encodes:
- the yigB gene encoding 5-amino-6-(5-phospho-D-ribitylamino)uracil phosphatase YigB, with translation MRIYRGLKPIKAMTFDLDDTLYDNWPVIMKVEKEMAQWLYQKHPVSASLSLEEWQGIKQQVASENPTLKHDVTVWRETQIKIGLLQLGYSLRQAEQAAREGIEHALWLRNQVDVPQETHRVMTELSQRISLVAITNGNVDPHKIGLGQYFQLILKAGPDGKAKPYPDMFDTAQQYLGFDAENILHVGDHLRTDVYGAKRNGFQACWFNDTGSNLYLSSKASVLPDVEIDQLSDLMRLI, from the coding sequence ATGCGAATTTATCGAGGGTTAAAGCCCATCAAAGCCATGACCTTTGACTTAGATGACACCTTGTATGACAACTGGCCTGTGATCATGAAGGTTGAGAAGGAGATGGCACAGTGGCTTTATCAAAAGCACCCAGTGTCGGCTTCTTTATCGCTCGAAGAGTGGCAGGGCATCAAGCAGCAAGTCGCATCTGAAAATCCAACCTTAAAACATGATGTCACTGTGTGGCGTGAAACTCAGATTAAAATTGGTTTGCTGCAATTGGGCTATTCTCTGCGGCAAGCAGAACAAGCGGCTCGAGAGGGTATTGAGCATGCCTTGTGGTTGCGTAATCAAGTCGATGTGCCTCAAGAAACACACCGAGTGATGACAGAACTCAGCCAGCGTATTTCGCTCGTTGCGATTACTAATGGTAACGTCGATCCGCATAAAATAGGGTTAGGACAGTACTTTCAGTTAATCCTCAAAGCTGGTCCTGACGGTAAAGCAAAGCCTTACCCTGATATGTTTGATACCGCTCAGCAGTACTTAGGGTTCGATGCTGAGAATATCCTTCATGTTGGTGATCATCTCAGAACTGACGTCTATGGGGCGAAGCGAAATGGCTTCCAAGCATGCTGGTTTAATGATACGGGTTCCAATTTATATCTATCTTCTAAGGCAAGTGTGTTACCTGATGTTGAAATAGATCAGCTCAGCGACCTTATGCGACTCATTTAA
- a CDS encoding bifunctional diguanylate cyclase/phosphodiesterase, translating into MQTFTFLANTEELFKSQFNLREWSDNKQYLIQLFSAQSSDVARGIASIALKRLNRATLIGQSARHVICDNCLESTCTLIIISEFNETRLSTAVQPFTGNPSHDSQALTAQLNLSEDTKTVISLCDQVEGRDYPIYNAFENLPYALPVAGGLCHENEFGRWVMHNEEIYQHACVAVALSNPKLKVWSDAYSEWNPIGMKLRVTRAEGHRLYALNDKPAIEVFKHYLADGKDLPFSQLMSFPLYRELGRKKGISTPLRINDDGSIEFDSPWHVGEEAQFCYNHPSLTAEKVRHGAEMLAIHQPESVIIYNCVSRLEFIDSKLELKPFEGIVNTCGAYCMGELYRNEDRQEILHHSLTYIAMRESDEIDEFRCGGYQRDSTVSPLLNLVRNAVADLDRMNIQMEEKLHQQARRLTESYRIDSRTGLPNRIVLKERLNMILFTEHLLTLKLTNFHQVNEKYGYQVGDQLLQDLSNYFVERLHLRVVKESKVKVELFSIGVGEWAIIFNASVDSTKIEQRFVEFADDIEHTNFEPYGLTDIDYLSVSLCGGFASRCDFLSDSGDQILLKAIEARRYGVRNNTHITNAKNIQVSEEDRKEQLGWLSCVSRAILDQNIITYSQPIVAAGTHEMIAQECLVRIMESDGSIIPPGKFLPIIADTHLYTRLSRHMIKSTIGYMADKQSSFSINLSPQDLLSDKTLEVLEAAISGMNDPTRLGLEVLESEQIKDYGRMIEVCDHFRALGTRIIVDDFGSGYSNIDEIIKLEPQVIKLDGSLIRNIDKDEKQRNITSQLVRLCQVFNAKTVAEFVHNQQVCDIAEQMGVDYLQGYHFGEPKRLF; encoded by the coding sequence ATGCAAACATTTACATTTCTCGCAAATACTGAGGAGTTATTTAAGTCTCAATTTAATCTGCGAGAGTGGAGTGACAACAAACAATACCTTATCCAGCTCTTTTCTGCTCAATCTTCTGATGTCGCTCGTGGAATCGCGAGTATTGCCTTAAAGCGTTTAAATCGTGCGACGCTAATTGGGCAAAGTGCACGCCATGTTATTTGTGACAACTGCCTTGAAAGTACGTGTACGTTAATCATTATCAGTGAATTTAACGAAACTCGTTTATCTACTGCTGTTCAGCCTTTTACTGGCAACCCTAGTCATGACAGCCAAGCGTTAACTGCTCAGTTAAACCTATCTGAAGATACCAAGACCGTGATCAGTCTATGTGATCAGGTTGAAGGTCGTGATTACCCTATCTATAACGCCTTTGAGAATCTGCCTTACGCTTTGCCGGTGGCTGGTGGGTTATGTCATGAGAATGAATTTGGTCGTTGGGTGATGCACAACGAAGAAATTTATCAGCACGCTTGTGTCGCTGTTGCTTTGAGTAACCCTAAATTAAAAGTTTGGTCAGATGCTTATTCTGAGTGGAACCCGATCGGGATGAAGCTGCGAGTAACGCGCGCTGAGGGTCATCGCTTATATGCATTAAATGATAAGCCTGCCATCGAGGTTTTCAAACATTACCTTGCCGATGGAAAAGATCTTCCCTTTAGTCAACTGATGAGCTTTCCACTTTATCGAGAACTTGGCAGAAAGAAGGGTATCTCAACGCCGCTACGTATTAATGATGATGGCAGTATAGAGTTTGATAGCCCTTGGCATGTCGGTGAAGAGGCGCAGTTTTGTTATAACCACCCCTCTTTGACCGCGGAAAAGGTGCGCCACGGTGCCGAGATGCTGGCCATCCATCAGCCTGAGTCTGTGATTATCTATAACTGCGTCTCTCGACTTGAATTCATCGATAGTAAACTTGAACTGAAGCCATTCGAAGGAATCGTGAATACGTGCGGAGCATACTGCATGGGTGAGCTATATCGCAATGAAGATCGCCAAGAGATACTTCATCATAGTCTTACTTATATTGCGATGAGAGAGTCGGACGAGATCGATGAGTTTCGCTGTGGGGGTTATCAGCGTGACTCTACAGTATCACCATTGCTTAATTTAGTAAGAAATGCCGTTGCTGATCTCGATCGCATGAATATTCAGATGGAGGAAAAACTTCATCAACAGGCACGTCGTTTAACGGAAAGTTATCGTATTGACTCTCGTACCGGGCTGCCTAATCGCATTGTATTAAAAGAACGCCTCAATATGATTCTCTTCACTGAGCACCTGTTGACGCTCAAACTGACCAATTTCCACCAAGTGAACGAGAAATATGGCTACCAAGTAGGGGATCAGTTATTACAGGATCTCTCTAATTACTTTGTAGAGCGATTGCACCTTCGCGTGGTTAAGGAATCCAAGGTAAAGGTAGAGCTGTTCAGTATTGGTGTTGGTGAGTGGGCTATCATCTTTAATGCAAGTGTTGATAGTACAAAGATAGAGCAACGTTTCGTCGAGTTCGCTGATGATATCGAACACACCAACTTTGAACCCTATGGACTCACTGATATTGATTATCTCTCAGTATCGTTATGCGGTGGTTTTGCGAGCCGTTGTGATTTCTTAAGCGACAGCGGTGATCAGATCTTATTAAAGGCCATTGAAGCTCGTCGTTATGGTGTGCGAAATAATACTCACATTACTAATGCTAAGAATATTCAAGTCAGCGAAGAAGATCGTAAGGAGCAACTTGGTTGGTTGAGTTGTGTAAGCCGAGCGATCTTAGATCAGAACATAATTACCTACTCACAACCTATTGTAGCGGCGGGGACTCATGAAATGATCGCTCAAGAGTGCTTGGTCAGAATCATGGAATCAGATGGCTCGATTATCCCTCCTGGTAAGTTCTTACCTATCATTGCTGATACGCATCTTTATACTCGTCTTAGCCGACATATGATTAAAAGCACCATCGGTTATATGGCGGATAAGCAGAGCTCGTTCTCTATCAATCTATCCCCGCAAGATTTATTGAGCGATAAGACGCTTGAGGTTCTTGAGGCGGCGATTAGCGGTATGAATGATCCGACTCGACTTGGTTTAGAGGTTTTAGAATCAGAGCAGATTAAAGACTATGGCCGAATGATTGAGGTATGTGATCACTTCCGTGCTCTAGGGACGAGAATCATTGTCGATGACTTTGGCTCAGGCTATTCCAATATTGATGAAATCATCAAGCTTGAACCGCAAGTCATTAAGTTGGACGGCAGTTTGATTCGCAACATTGATAAGGACGAAAAACAGAGAAATATCACCTCTCAACTGGTGCGTTTATGTCAGGTGTTTAATGCTAAAACAGTCGCTGAATTTGTTCATAACCAACAGGTTTGTGATATCGCGGAGCAAATGGGTGTCGACTACCTACAAGGTTATCACTTTGGTGAGCCTAAGCGATTGTTTTAA